GGCGCTTGGATCGCTTCGATGGGTTCAGCTGTTCAGGGTGCTGAAGCTTTCAAATTTGGCGGTAAGAGTGTCGCTAAGGATGGTAAGAAAACGGCCGACAACCTTCTCACGGGCTTCGTTGTCGTTGAAGCGGAGAATTTTAGCGAAGCCGAGAAACTCGCCGAAGGTGCGCCAAGTGTTGCTCCAGGGCAAGGCAGCATTGAGGTATATGAAGTGCTGCCAACGCACTCATAGCATTTAAGACATTCTGTACTAAATACCGGACGGATACGAATCTTATCTCGTGGCTGTTCGGTATTTTGCATATGGAATAAGAGCCCTAGGATAACTGAGAAGATGGATGTTTTTGAGGCATAAGGGATTCGAACCCCAGCTTACAGAGGTGGTACTGAGGGAAACGAAAAGTAACACGCAAACATGCGTGTTACTACCTCTGTTAACAATCGTGGCTGGGATGGAGGGATTCGAACCCCCGAATGCTGGGACCAGAACCCAGTGCCTTACCACTTGGCGACACCCCATCGGTATCAGAGGAAATTGTACCATTGCCGAAGGAGAAACTCAAGACTTTACTGTTTGACACTTACGGCAAGGAATTAAAGATTGTATTTCCTTCAGTATTGTATTATGCTCCATATAAACGTAAGCAACACATATTATGTGTGCATGTGATATAAATCACATCATATACGAAGTATAAGCAATATAGTATACTCAAGACAATGGGCATATAGTAGTGGGAATAAGGAGTAGTAGGTAGAGATTATGCGAATATATAAAAAGTATAAAAGTTCACTTTTTGGTCTAGCGCTCATTTTGAGCCTATTTATTGTACCAACAGTTGCCGGCGCAGCAACAACTTCATCGACAATCAATTCTGCGATTAGCTCGGTTATTAGCGTCTTCACTAGTAACGGTACTATTACTGCAAACGTTACACCAACGGGTGCCGGGGCTCAAACGATAGCGAGTGATACATTAACGGTTAGCACAAATGATAGTCTTGGCTATACCCTGCAACTTGCAGACTCTGATGCTACGACGACTATGGTGTCTGGTGCAAATACTATCGCTGCGTCAACCGGTACTCAAACAACTCCAGTTGTCCAGGCTGCAAATAGCTGGGGTTACCGTGTAGATAGTCTTGGAGGATTTGGTGTTG
This Candidatus Chromulinivoraceae bacterium DNA region includes the following protein-coding sequences:
- a CDS encoding YciI family protein, producing the protein MSKYALIFKSNQAFDWTTLPPEEAQKMAGAWGAWIASMGSAVQGAEAFKFGGKSVAKDGKKTADNLLTGFVVVEAENFSEAEKLAEGAPSVAPGQGSIEVYEVLPTHS